Proteins encoded in a region of the Roseateles sp. SL47 genome:
- a CDS encoding UDP-N-acetylmuramoyl-L-alanyl-D-glutamate--2,6-diaminopimelate ligase, with the protein MLMHLKSPEAAARWLQEWTPSGQLRTDSRLVGAGDAFIAWPGYAKDARQFVAGALAAGAATCLVEDQGVADYGFVDARIASLPDLKARCGQIASAFYGEPSSRLDVLAVTGTNGKTSSAWWIAQALTLLGSRCGVIGTLGVGQPPVPGAATQTSIEATGLTTPDPVRLQEAFRRMADDGFGACAIEASSIGIEEHRLTGTRIKVALFTNFTQDHLDYHGGMEAYWAAKRRLFSWPGLQAAVLNLDDAKGGELATEGAASGLDLWTYGLNRSDARLWAEELRHEAQGLAFTLREQGSADAVTVQTGLIGDYNVSNLLGVIAGLRALGHSLADIAGVAARVTPVPGRMQRVGNGRELPQLVVDYAHTPDALEKALLALQPLAAARGGALRVVFGCGGNRDPGKRPLMGAIAARLAQQVVLTSDNPRDEDPATILAHIEAGLPTTAPRQVITDRADAIAHAVRDAGARDVVLIAGKGHEDYQEIRSERRPFSDVQAARAALIERAGL; encoded by the coding sequence ATGTTGATGCACCTCAAATCTCCCGAAGCAGCCGCCCGCTGGCTGCAGGAATGGACCCCCAGCGGCCAACTGCGCACCGACAGCCGTCTTGTTGGCGCCGGTGATGCGTTCATTGCCTGGCCCGGTTATGCCAAGGACGCCCGCCAGTTTGTGGCTGGTGCTCTGGCGGCCGGCGCGGCCACCTGCCTGGTCGAAGATCAGGGCGTGGCGGACTATGGCTTTGTGGATGCCCGCATTGCCTCGTTGCCGGACCTCAAGGCCCGCTGCGGCCAGATCGCGTCGGCCTTCTACGGCGAGCCCAGCAGCCGCCTGGACGTGCTGGCCGTGACCGGCACCAATGGCAAGACGTCCAGCGCCTGGTGGATTGCCCAGGCGCTGACCCTGCTCGGATCGCGCTGCGGGGTCATCGGTACGCTGGGTGTTGGCCAGCCCCCGGTGCCGGGTGCGGCCACACAGACCTCCATCGAAGCGACCGGCCTGACCACGCCGGACCCGGTGCGTTTGCAGGAAGCCTTCCGCCGGATGGCTGATGACGGCTTTGGCGCCTGCGCCATCGAAGCCTCGTCCATCGGCATCGAAGAACACCGCCTCACCGGGACCCGCATCAAGGTGGCGCTGTTCACCAACTTCACCCAGGACCATCTGGACTATCACGGCGGCATGGAGGCCTATTGGGCCGCCAAGCGCCGGCTGTTCAGCTGGCCCGGGCTGCAGGCGGCCGTGCTGAATCTGGACGACGCGAAGGGGGGCGAGCTGGCCACTGAAGGTGCTGCCTCGGGCCTGGACCTGTGGACCTACGGCCTGAACCGCAGCGACGCACGCCTGTGGGCCGAAGAGCTGCGGCATGAGGCGCAGGGCCTGGCGTTCACGCTTCGCGAACAGGGGAGCGCGGACGCCGTGACGGTGCAGACCGGTTTGATTGGTGACTACAACGTCTCCAACCTGCTCGGTGTGATCGCGGGTTTGCGTGCGCTGGGTCATTCCTTGGCCGACATCGCCGGTGTGGCCGCGCGGGTCACCCCGGTGCCTGGCCGCATGCAGCGCGTGGGCAATGGCCGCGAACTTCCCCAACTGGTCGTCGACTACGCCCACACGCCTGACGCCCTGGAAAAGGCGCTGCTGGCGCTGCAGCCGCTGGCCGCCGCACGTGGGGGCGCGTTGCGGGTGGTGTTTGGCTGCGGTGGCAACCGGGACCCGGGCAAACGTCCGCTCATGGGCGCCATCGCGGCTCGTCTGGCCCAGCAGGTGGTGCTCACCAGCGACAACCCGCGTGATGAAGATCCGGCCACCATCCTGGCCCATATCGAAGCCGGCCTGCCGACGACGGCCCCGCGCCAGGTCATCACCGACCGGGCCGACGCCATCGCCCATGCGGTGCGTGACGCGGGTGCCCGGGATGTGGTGCTGATTGCGGGCAAGGGCCATGAGGACTATCAGGAGATCCGCAGCGAACGCCGTCCGTTCTCGGATGTGCAGGCCGCTCGTGCCGCGTTGATTGAAAGGGCCGGCCTGTGA
- a CDS encoding peptidoglycan D,D-transpeptidase FtsI family protein, giving the protein MIGRKRSNPATRSVSYSSSPLLASKTPPWRSRFLVALVGLGFVGLLGRAAYIQLIGEDFFQRQGEARYAHKMEVPASRGKISDRSGQVLAASVAVPSIWAFPKDVDNDPDKRRQLAKILGISYAELEKRLDPSNRFVYLRRQADDQTAAKIKELGLKGIFQDREYKRQYPEGEAAAHIVGFTNLEEKGQEGVELAFQKDLQGRDGSRSVVRDRLGRVVEDIGEQVPALNGKDIELSIDAKVQFFAYQRVRDAVAENNARAGSVVVLDVHTGEVLALANYPSYDPGRRTNLSGEQLRNRALTDVFEPGSTMKPFTTGLALETGRVRPDTVLSTGPRSVVIAGWSPTDSHPHGDLTVQQVIQKSSNIGAARMALMMQPREMYDMFTAIGLGQRPQINFPGAVTGKLRPYKSWRPIEQATMSYGYGLSASLLQLARAYTVFAREGDIIPVTMTKRSPDEPVTGIKVFSPKTAAQIREMLQMAAGPGGTAPQAMVPGYSVGGKSGTAHKQEGKGYASNKYRSWFVGIAPISKPRIIVAVMVDEPKNGQYFGGAVAGPVFSQVVAQTLRLLGEPPDLEVKPQIVAAQKLQAVDESF; this is encoded by the coding sequence ATGATCGGCCGCAAGCGCTCCAACCCCGCCACGCGCAGTGTCAGTTACTCCAGCAGCCCGCTGCTGGCGTCCAAGACGCCGCCGTGGCGTTCGCGTTTCCTGGTGGCCCTGGTGGGCCTGGGTTTCGTCGGGTTGCTGGGGCGTGCCGCCTACATTCAACTGATTGGCGAAGACTTCTTCCAGCGCCAGGGTGAAGCACGCTACGCCCACAAGATGGAAGTGCCCGCCAGCCGCGGCAAGATCAGCGACCGCAGCGGCCAGGTGCTGGCCGCCAGCGTGGCCGTGCCGTCCATCTGGGCCTTCCCCAAGGACGTGGACAACGACCCGGACAAGCGCCGCCAACTGGCCAAGATTCTGGGCATCTCCTACGCCGAGCTGGAGAAGCGGCTGGACCCATCCAACCGCTTTGTCTACCTGCGCCGTCAGGCCGATGACCAGACCGCCGCCAAGATCAAGGAACTGGGTCTGAAGGGCATCTTCCAGGACCGCGAATACAAGCGCCAATATCCCGAAGGCGAAGCCGCTGCACACATCGTCGGCTTCACCAATCTCGAGGAGAAGGGCCAGGAGGGCGTGGAACTCGCCTTCCAGAAGGACCTGCAGGGCCGCGACGGCTCGCGCTCGGTGGTGCGTGACCGCCTGGGCCGGGTGGTGGAAGACATCGGTGAGCAGGTGCCGGCGCTGAACGGCAAGGACATCGAGCTCTCCATCGACGCCAAGGTCCAGTTCTTCGCTTATCAACGGGTGCGCGATGCGGTGGCGGAGAACAACGCCCGGGCCGGTTCGGTGGTGGTGCTGGATGTGCACACGGGCGAGGTCCTGGCCCTGGCCAACTATCCGAGCTACGATCCCGGCCGCCGCACCAATCTCTCCGGCGAGCAACTGCGCAACCGCGCGCTGACCGACGTTTTCGAGCCCGGCTCCACGATGAAGCCGTTCACCACCGGCCTGGCGCTGGAAACCGGTCGCGTGAGGCCGGACACGGTGCTGAGCACCGGTCCCCGCAGCGTGGTGATTGCCGGCTGGTCCCCGACGGATTCACATCCGCACGGGGATCTGACCGTTCAGCAGGTGATCCAGAAGTCCAGCAACATCGGCGCCGCCCGCATGGCCCTGATGATGCAGCCGCGCGAGATGTACGACATGTTCACCGCGATCGGCCTGGGCCAGCGCCCGCAGATCAATTTCCCCGGCGCGGTGACCGGCAAGTTGCGTCCCTACAAGAGCTGGCGGCCGATCGAGCAGGCCACCATGAGCTACGGCTATGGCCTGTCCGCCTCGCTGCTGCAACTGGCCCGCGCCTACACCGTCTTTGCGCGCGAGGGCGACATCATTCCCGTCACCATGACCAAGCGGTCACCGGACGAGCCGGTGACCGGCATCAAGGTGTTCTCGCCCAAGACCGCAGCCCAGATCCGCGAAATGCTGCAGATGGCGGCCGGCCCCGGCGGCACGGCTCCGCAGGCCATGGTGCCCGGCTACAGCGTGGGCGGGAAGTCCGGCACGGCCCACAAGCAGGAAGGCAAGGGCTATGCGAGCAACAAATACCGTTCCTGGTTCGTGGGCATCGCCCCCATTTCCAAGCCGCGCATCATCGTGGCGGTGATGGTGGACGAGCCGAAAAACGGCCAGTATTTCGGCGGTGCCGTAGCCGGCCCGGTGTTCAGCCAGGTGGTGGCCCAAACGCTGCGCCTGCTGGGCGAGCCGCCGGACCTGGAAGTCAAGCCACAGATCGTCGCGGCCCAGAAGCTCCAGGCCGTGGATGAAAGTTTTTAA